The Dyadobacter subterraneus genome window below encodes:
- a CDS encoding NRAMP family divalent metal transporter, translated as MASNKSSKALLGAAFLMATSAVGPGFLTQTTVFTEQLATSFGFIILISVIIDLCVQFNIWQIVTVSGKHAQDLANELFPGLGYLLAFLIVIGGLAFNIGNVAGAGLGIQAMTGVPVETGALVSAAMAIGIFLFKEAGKAMDTFSKILGLVMIGLILYVAFTSHPPFLEAIHHTFLPEKFDPISTLTLVGGTVGGYISFAGAHRLLDSGIKGKEALAQVNRGAATGILLTALIRYFLFLATLGIILTGAQINPDNPTASVFENAAGQLGKQMFGLMIWSAAITSVVGAAYTSISFLRSFHPLLEKYHTYLTIVFILISTTVFLFVGKPVKVLIFVGTLNGFVLPIALAILLVASTKSKIMGLYKHPYFLQIIGWIVVLVMVGLGIQAI; from the coding sequence ATGGCTTCGAACAAATCCTCCAAAGCACTTTTAGGTGCAGCTTTTTTAATGGCAACTTCCGCAGTCGGGCCAGGTTTCCTTACCCAGACCACGGTTTTCACTGAGCAGCTGGCCACCAGTTTCGGTTTTATAATTCTGATTTCAGTCATTATTGACCTTTGTGTCCAGTTTAATATCTGGCAGATTGTTACCGTTTCCGGAAAACATGCGCAGGATCTTGCTAACGAACTCTTCCCCGGACTTGGCTATCTCTTAGCTTTTCTGATCGTCATCGGAGGACTAGCTTTTAATATTGGAAATGTGGCAGGTGCAGGATTGGGAATCCAGGCTATGACGGGCGTTCCGGTAGAAACCGGCGCATTAGTAAGTGCTGCGATGGCAATAGGAATTTTTCTATTCAAGGAAGCCGGAAAAGCGATGGATACCTTTTCTAAAATTCTCGGATTAGTAATGATCGGACTAATTCTTTACGTCGCTTTCACTTCCCATCCCCCATTTTTAGAAGCTATTCATCATACTTTTTTACCAGAAAAATTCGACCCGATTTCGACGCTGACTTTGGTTGGAGGAACAGTTGGCGGTTATATTTCTTTCGCCGGAGCACACCGACTTTTAGATTCCGGAATTAAAGGTAAAGAAGCATTAGCACAAGTCAATCGCGGAGCCGCAACGGGGATTTTACTTACGGCTTTGATTCGGTACTTTTTATTTCTGGCAACGCTGGGGATTATTTTAACAGGAGCACAAATCAATCCGGATAATCCCACTGCTTCCGTTTTTGAAAATGCTGCCGGACAACTTGGAAAACAAATGTTTGGATTGATGATCTGGTCTGCGGCAATAACTTCCGTGGTTGGAGCAGCTTACACTTCGATATCTTTCCTGAGATCTTTTCATCCTTTACTGGAAAAATATCACACATACTTAACCATCGTTTTTATCCTGATTTCTACCACCGTTTTTCTATTCGTTGGCAAACCAGTGAAAGTATTGATTTTTGTAGGAACTCTAAATGGTTTTGTTTTACCAATAGCATTGGCTATTCTTTTGGTAGCAAGTACAAAATCAAAAATTATGGGACTTTACAAACATCCATATTTTTTACAAATCATTGGATGGATTGTTGTTTTGGTGATGGTGGGGTTGGGAATTCAGGCGATTTGA
- a CDS encoding hydantoinase B/oxoprolinase family protein has translation MNKLTNPIWKISIDTGGTFTDCLATSPDGIITRIKVLSSARLRGRIIRKTEPSTYAFESPWKYDDDLLVGYQIKIPGNETAAFLVSLDHEKGLLTLDRDISEITNLDFELFSGEEAPILAARLLTKTPLKNPLPALEMRLGTTKGTNALLERKGAKTLLVVTKGFKDLLYIGNQQRPSLFQLNIPEPKLLYHDVIELHERLDADGNIIKELESTDFSLFPGIHFDSIAISLLHSYQNDQHETAIASAFKQNGSKYVSASSQLFPFSHYLRRTQTAVVNAYLDPVLDQYLNNIINALHDGSLKIMTSTGSLSELNGFKAKDSLLSGPAGGMVAATNAAKRLGFAKVLTFDMGGTSTDVARIDGEPELKYITEIDGIEFHNPTLAIETVAAGGGSVCWFDGFTLQVGPESAGASPGPACYGAGGPLTITDVNLLLGKMDAAKFGIPIRPEAAIEALEKLQKSIFDKNGNSLSAHEILIGLEKIANEKMADAIRKISVEKGINPSDYALITFGGAGGLHSCQLADLLEIQSVIIPYDAGLFSAVGIGEALISTIVSKQVLLAWTKAESQIEIWKNDLLKNASIELNKQGVKDFEIAFCSVFLRFAGQENTIEVPIEGDQIIEKFKNAYTLQFGYYPENAIIEIESIRLKVQEKTANSSSIVVKKDGLSVEPLREVRSIFNSTNEENSITADLYEWDVLETGHEIPGPSILLNNTSTAYIPKGWKLVIQENKDAVVFKTESQKTVSEDHSEEVSLQLFTNRFKAIADEMGVQLQRTAFSVNVKERLDFSCALLDAEGELLVNAQHIPVHLGSMGICGRLVREAIHIGPGDVIITNHPKYGGSHLPDITLIAGVFTDSDECLGYVINRAHHAEIGGKTPGSMPPDATCLAEEGVVILPQYLVKNGEFQWEAIRELFTNCTYPTRNFLSNEADIIAALSALRKGSQQLLKLVEIHGISTVKKYMGLLKASAILQLEIALKPLEGKKFEATEFLDDDHRIQVSISISKEKQVFDFTGTSSVHPNNLNANISILHSAILYVLRLLINKEVPLNDGLMKKVEIILPDNSFLHPDFSDDPLKCPAVVGGNTDVSQRLVDTILKAFELAACSQGTMNNFLFGNQDFGYYETIGGGVGAGKGFNGRAAVHQHMTNTRITDPEQLERKYPVRLLEFGIRKNSGGDGKFSGGDGIIRKVEFLEPLQVTILGQHRNYAPYGLHGGEDGKTGQHTLTTKNHITTKLPGICSLEVQTGDILTIETPGGGGYGASV, from the coding sequence TTGAATAAGCTAACAAACCCGATCTGGAAAATCAGTATTGATACCGGCGGCACTTTTACAGATTGTCTTGCGACAAGTCCGGATGGCATAATCACCAGAATAAAAGTTCTCAGCTCTGCACGTTTACGGGGAAGAATTATTCGTAAAACGGAGCCTTCTACTTATGCGTTTGAATCACCCTGGAAATATGATGACGATTTATTGGTTGGATACCAAATAAAAATTCCAGGTAACGAGACCGCCGCTTTTCTGGTTTCCCTGGATCACGAAAAAGGTTTATTAACGCTTGACAGGGATATTTCTGAAATTACAAATCTGGATTTCGAATTATTCAGCGGAGAAGAAGCACCGATTTTAGCTGCAAGATTATTAACCAAAACACCTTTAAAAAATCCGCTTCCAGCACTTGAAATGCGACTCGGGACAACCAAAGGAACGAACGCATTACTGGAAAGAAAAGGCGCAAAAACCTTACTGGTTGTCACAAAAGGATTTAAAGATTTACTTTATATTGGCAACCAGCAGCGACCTTCACTTTTCCAACTAAACATTCCTGAGCCAAAATTGTTATATCATGATGTCATCGAACTTCATGAGCGACTTGATGCAGACGGTAACATTATCAAAGAACTGGAAAGCACAGATTTCAGTCTTTTTCCTGGAATCCATTTTGACTCTATCGCTATTTCTCTATTGCATTCATACCAAAATGATCAGCATGAAACTGCCATAGCATCCGCTTTTAAACAAAACGGCTCTAAATATGTTTCTGCCTCATCCCAGCTTTTCCCTTTTTCGCATTATCTGAGAAGGACCCAAACCGCTGTCGTTAATGCCTATCTGGATCCGGTTTTAGACCAATATCTAAATAATATTATAAATGCGCTGCATGATGGCAGTCTGAAAATCATGACCAGCACCGGAAGTTTATCCGAGCTAAATGGTTTTAAAGCAAAAGACAGTTTATTGAGCGGACCGGCTGGCGGAATGGTGGCAGCTACGAACGCTGCAAAGCGTCTGGGTTTTGCCAAAGTATTAACCTTTGACATGGGTGGCACCAGTACGGATGTGGCCAGAATTGACGGCGAACCTGAACTGAAATACATTACGGAAATAGACGGAATCGAATTTCACAATCCAACTTTGGCCATAGAAACCGTTGCAGCCGGCGGAGGTTCTGTCTGTTGGTTTGATGGTTTCACATTGCAGGTCGGCCCTGAAAGTGCAGGTGCATCACCAGGTCCTGCATGTTATGGCGCAGGTGGGCCATTGACAATTACGGATGTAAATCTGCTGTTGGGAAAGATGGACGCAGCAAAATTCGGAATTCCAATTCGGCCGGAAGCTGCCATCGAAGCATTGGAAAAACTACAAAAAAGTATTTTTGACAAAAATGGAAATTCGCTTTCAGCTCATGAAATACTGATTGGACTTGAAAAAATTGCCAATGAAAAAATGGCAGATGCGATTCGAAAAATTTCGGTTGAAAAAGGAATAAATCCATCTGATTATGCTTTAATAACTTTTGGAGGCGCCGGAGGTTTGCACAGTTGTCAACTGGCAGATTTATTAGAAATCCAAAGCGTCATTATTCCTTATGACGCCGGACTTTTCAGTGCCGTTGGTATTGGAGAAGCGTTGATCAGTACGATTGTTTCAAAACAGGTTTTGCTTGCCTGGACAAAAGCGGAGTCACAAATTGAGATCTGGAAAAATGATTTATTGAAAAATGCTTCCATTGAACTAAACAAACAAGGCGTAAAAGATTTTGAAATTGCGTTTTGCTCAGTTTTCTTACGTTTTGCTGGACAGGAAAATACAATTGAAGTTCCAATCGAAGGCGATCAGATCATTGAAAAATTTAAAAATGCATATACTTTGCAATTTGGTTATTATCCTGAAAACGCTATTATTGAAATAGAAAGTATTCGATTGAAAGTTCAGGAAAAGACTGCAAATTCTTCCTCCATCGTAGTAAAAAAAGATGGCTTGTCAGTAGAGCCGCTACGAGAGGTTAGATCAATTTTCAATTCAACCAATGAAGAAAACTCCATTACTGCTGATTTGTATGAATGGGATGTTTTGGAGACCGGTCATGAAATTCCTGGGCCTTCTATTTTGTTGAATAATACTTCAACAGCATATATTCCCAAAGGCTGGAAATTGGTTATTCAGGAAAATAAAGATGCTGTTGTTTTTAAAACAGAAAGTCAGAAAACAGTATCGGAAGATCATAGTGAAGAAGTTTCATTACAACTTTTTACCAACCGGTTTAAAGCCATTGCCGATGAAATGGGCGTTCAGCTTCAACGCACGGCTTTTTCTGTTAATGTAAAAGAACGACTGGACTTTTCCTGTGCGCTTTTGGATGCAGAGGGAGAATTGCTTGTAAATGCACAACATATTCCGGTGCATTTGGGAAGTATGGGAATTTGCGGAAGGTTGGTTCGCGAGGCAATTCATATCGGGCCGGGCGATGTAATTATTACTAATCATCCTAAATATGGCGGCTCGCATCTGCCGGATATAACGTTAATAGCTGGTGTTTTTACCGATTCAGATGAATGTCTTGGATATGTAATTAACCGGGCGCACCATGCTGAAATTGGCGGAAAAACACCAGGTTCTATGCCGCCGGATGCCACTTGTCTGGCGGAAGAAGGAGTAGTGATCCTACCTCAATATTTAGTTAAAAATGGCGAATTTCAATGGGAAGCAATTCGTGAGCTTTTCACTAATTGTACTTATCCGACGCGAAATTTTTTGTCAAATGAAGCCGATATTATTGCAGCTTTGTCTGCACTAAGAAAAGGAAGTCAGCAGTTGTTAAAACTGGTTGAAATCCACGGAATCAGTACGGTTAAAAAATACATGGGCCTGCTGAAAGCAAGTGCAATTCTGCAACTGGAAATTGCATTGAAACCTTTGGAAGGAAAGAAATTTGAAGCAACAGAATTCCTCGATGATGACCATCGGATTCAGGTTTCTATTTCAATTTCAAAAGAAAAACAGGTTTTTGATTTCACTGGCACATCGTCAGTTCATCCCAATAATTTAAATGCTAACATTTCCATTTTACACAGCGCCATTCTTTACGTTTTGAGATTACTCATAAACAAGGAGGTACCGCTGAATGATGGATTGATGAAAAAGGTAGAAATAATTCTGCCTGATAACAGTTTTCTTCATCCTGATTTTTCTGATGATCCGTTAAAATGTCCTGCTGTCGTTGGAGGAAATACAGACGTCAGTCAACGGCTGGTGGATACTATATTGAAAGCATTTGAACTCGCTGCGTGCAGTCAGGGAACCATGAATAATTTTCTGTTTGGAAACCAGGACTTCGGATATTATGAAACAATTGGCGGCGGAGTTGGAGCGGGAAAAGGGTTTAATGGAAGAGCCGCAGTGCATCAGCATATGACCAATACCCGAATTACGGATCCGGAGCAATTGGAAAGAAAATATCCTGTGCGTTTACTTGAATTCGGCATACGTAAAAATTCAGGAGGCGACGGGAAATTTAGTGGCGGTGATGGTATTATTAGAAAGGTAGAATTCCTTGAACCATTGCAGGTAACAATTCTCGGTCAACATCGGAATTACGCACCTTATGGATTGCATGGTGGTGAAGACGGAAAAACGGGTCAGCACACATTAACTACAAAAAATCATATTACCACAAAACTGCCCGGAATATGCAGTCTGGAAGTTCAGACAGGCGATATTTTAACAATCGAAACCCCCGGCGGCGGCGGATACGGTGCGTCGGTTTAG
- a CDS encoding M61 family metallopeptidase: MKSNTLFRWIFLTVFILKSLLIFAQTQDPVQFTITIPNPANHTFHVVMECKVGPHETSRLKMPAWSPGYYQIMDFESFVSNFQVTDQAGNKLFFDKKGKNEWHVEKAKATSLHVEYDVLTTREFVGTSFVDEEHGYIIPAGLCMYLENEIKRPAEVTIKPFDKWKDVATGLDLVPGKNFTYTAPDFDILYDSPILMGNLEELPAFEVKGIPHRFIGYKMGDFDKVKFMQDIKKMVEAASALIGDIPYKHYTFLAIGPGGGGIEHLNSTAVSFDGKLLNDPVKRIKILSFLTHEYFHHYNVKRIRPVELGPFNYDKGSKTNMLWVSEGVTVYYEYPILNRAGLMTQTQVLDAFKSLILALETQPGRLYQSLAQASAETWSDGPSGRVNDEFNKTISYYIKGPIVGLMLDFKIRHETNNKKSLDDVMRTLYQDFYQKQNRGFTETEFRKVCEKVAGASLDEIFHYVYTTKELDYVKYFNYAGLNIDVTPKQLPGAYSGIKAKLENDSLKVSSVDWDSPAWKAGVRRGNVIVDVDGKPASETDIAYIFADKKAGDKMNLNLIKNDTKISYPIVLGTKSERSFAITPIPNPDKLQAAILKDWVK; this comes from the coding sequence ATGAAAAGTAATACCCTGTTTCGATGGATTTTCCTGACTGTTTTTATACTCAAATCGTTACTGATTTTTGCTCAGACGCAGGATCCTGTCCAATTTACGATAACGATTCCCAATCCGGCGAATCATACTTTTCATGTTGTGATGGAATGCAAGGTCGGTCCACATGAAACATCCAGGTTGAAAATGCCGGCGTGGTCGCCTGGATATTACCAGATCATGGATTTTGAATCATTTGTGAGCAATTTTCAAGTTACAGATCAGGCAGGAAATAAGTTGTTTTTTGATAAAAAAGGTAAAAATGAATGGCATGTGGAGAAGGCAAAAGCTACTTCCTTACATGTTGAATATGATGTTTTGACAACAAGAGAATTTGTTGGAACCAGTTTTGTTGATGAGGAACATGGATACATCATTCCTGCCGGCTTATGTATGTATCTTGAAAACGAGATAAAAAGGCCTGCCGAGGTAACGATTAAGCCTTTTGATAAGTGGAAAGATGTAGCTACCGGACTGGATTTAGTACCAGGAAAGAATTTTACCTATACTGCTCCCGATTTTGATATACTTTACGACAGTCCGATTTTAATGGGAAATCTGGAAGAATTGCCGGCATTCGAAGTTAAAGGAATTCCCCATCGTTTTATAGGTTATAAAATGGGCGATTTCGACAAGGTGAAATTTATGCAGGATATCAAAAAAATGGTTGAAGCCGCCTCTGCTTTGATCGGCGATATTCCTTACAAACATTACACATTTTTGGCTATCGGGCCGGGAGGCGGAGGTATTGAACATTTAAATTCAACGGCTGTAAGTTTTGATGGAAAACTGCTTAATGATCCGGTAAAACGTATCAAGATATTGAGTTTTTTGACGCATGAATATTTTCATCATTACAATGTAAAAAGAATTCGTCCTGTTGAATTGGGTCCTTTTAATTATGATAAAGGAAGCAAAACCAATATGCTTTGGGTTTCGGAAGGGGTGACGGTCTATTACGAATACCCAATTTTAAACAGGGCAGGTCTGATGACCCAGACACAAGTTTTAGATGCCTTCAAATCCTTAATTCTGGCGTTGGAAACGCAACCAGGAAGATTGTATCAATCCTTGGCACAAGCCAGTGCAGAAACATGGTCAGATGGACCGAGCGGGAGAGTTAATGATGAATTCAACAAAACGATTTCTTACTATATCAAAGGGCCGATTGTTGGTTTAATGCTGGATTTTAAGATCAGACATGAAACAAATAATAAAAAATCCCTGGATGATGTGATGCGCACTTTGTATCAGGATTTTTACCAAAAACAGAATCGTGGTTTTACAGAAACGGAATTCAGAAAGGTTTGTGAGAAAGTTGCAGGCGCTTCTCTGGATGAAATTTTTCACTACGTATATACCACCAAGGAACTGGATTATGTAAAATATTTCAATTATGCGGGACTGAATATTGATGTAACGCCGAAACAATTGCCAGGCGCTTATTCGGGTATAAAAGCAAAACTTGAAAATGATAGTCTGAAAGTTTCAAGTGTTGACTGGGATTCTCCGGCATGGAAAGCAGGTGTCCGTCGTGGGAATGTAATCGTTGATGTTGATGGAAAACCGGCTTCGGAAACTGACATTGCCTATATTTTTGCGGATAAAAAAGCCGGAGATAAAATGAATCTGAACCTGATAAAAAATGATACCAAAATTTCTTATCCGATTGTTTTAGGAACAAAATCTGAACGTTCTTTTGCTATAACTCCAATTCCCAATCCGGATAAATTGCAGGCGGCTATTCTCAAAGACTGGGTGAAATAA
- a CDS encoding AraC family transcriptional regulator produces the protein MKVVQFTIPVAQESTVVVQDNIIPHFYNHLHRHPEVQITWIKEGEGMLIAGNYMQRFKSGDVYIIGANQSHVFKSDDAYYDPSQNKIVHEISFFFNPDHLFQNLLRLPEMGAIRKFVEGVHNGLQIQEASYELVKKTMTEIMEKAGSLRVAAFIELLNLFSTLKNLKPLSTNNNEQIMSDVEGIRMDQIFQFVVGNYKNHITLNEVASIANLTPQAFCRYFKKHTGKTLISFLNEVRINEACKIVVSGKFDSFSDVSYKTGFDNVTNFNRVFKKTIGKSPREYHRDFFKKLL, from the coding sequence ATGAAAGTTGTCCAATTCACTATTCCGGTTGCTCAGGAAAGTACTGTTGTAGTGCAGGATAATATCATCCCGCATTTCTATAATCACCTGCACCGGCATCCGGAAGTTCAGATCACCTGGATAAAAGAAGGAGAAGGAATGCTCATTGCCGGAAATTATATGCAGCGTTTCAAATCGGGTGACGTCTATATAATCGGGGCAAATCAGTCGCATGTCTTCAAAAGCGACGATGCTTATTACGACCCTTCGCAAAATAAAATTGTACACGAAATTTCATTTTTTTTCAATCCGGACCATCTTTTTCAGAATTTGTTACGGCTTCCGGAAATGGGAGCTATCAGGAAATTTGTTGAGGGCGTGCATAATGGCCTGCAGATTCAAGAGGCCTCTTATGAATTGGTAAAAAAGACAATGACTGAAATAATGGAAAAAGCGGGCAGTTTGAGAGTTGCTGCATTTATTGAACTGCTCAATCTCTTTTCTACCCTAAAAAATCTTAAACCATTATCGACTAATAATAACGAACAAATAATGTCCGATGTGGAGGGAATCCGGATGGATCAGATTTTCCAGTTTGTTGTAGGAAATTATAAAAACCATATTACCTTAAATGAAGTTGCTTCAATCGCGAATCTTACTCCACAGGCTTTTTGCCGTTATTTTAAAAAACATACGGGCAAAACGCTGATCAGCTTTTTGAACGAAGTACGGATTAATGAAGCTTGTAAAATCGTGGTTTCGGGCAAATTCGACAGCTTTTCCGATGTCTCTTACAAAACAGGATTTGATAATGTTACCAATTTCAACCGTGTTTTTAAAAAGACAATCGGGAAATCACCGCGTGAATATCACCGCGATTTTTTCAAAAAACTTCTCTAA
- a CDS encoding ArnT family glycosyltransferase, whose product MIFVYNEVFSFFDALNSTSARFFWLGDVLGLSALMVYWKSTGKLDFSELSSINNAIRLKGISRNNKIISIAAIVFFILPLLFLAIYSPPNNFDAHSYHLNRILYWINNGNLDHFPTVHIQQLYLNVFAEYIVLDTVLLSGSDYFAGLVQFGSFLGSLAGISLLAKRFGLKQNGQLLSIIFLLTLPIGIFESTSAQVDYVACFFFIVFVNSGFDLLEKKSWLTLVIMLLSLSFGGFTKYTVFIFAIPFTVFFALRILLQYGFLYAAKVLVLALVILAFTFTPFFYRNYQLFGNVMSPPENSTLFAEKIPVDKHSVTFAISGIVKNIGLHLGLPSTGFNEFLTSKILNFHNAIDVEIDDLALRLDPFSVRYSVHEDMVPNTIHLWLMLLATIALLFVKGARNFKWFWLFSILGFVLFCSLLKFQLWSTRTHMPFFAMGAILIAYVYTQVLKWKTVYLIIPLMLISTVFVVGNPNKALIPIGYFTKKALAHIPVGFCVTDSLQAKNYEASLGTYYNFPGKDNCHTLKQLPGYKERVKIFDIFEKAGYYDDDKSATVFGTSKTKAYFLSHLENYYGFEPLLQYISGDNKNIGVLFKRGNGFYHYWSAVATKLKDPGQMEYIRYMREFTKLKNAQKDFCYDYVLCDDATLLKEFVPENNIAEIHQTSLFYLVKLKNKSCERLLY is encoded by the coding sequence TTGATATTTGTTTACAACGAAGTTTTTTCTTTTTTCGATGCGCTTAATTCTACCTCAGCGCGGTTTTTCTGGTTGGGAGACGTTTTGGGATTATCCGCGTTGATGGTTTATTGGAAATCCACCGGGAAACTGGATTTTTCTGAATTATCCAGTATAAATAATGCCATCCGTTTAAAAGGAATAAGTCGGAACAATAAAATAATTTCTATTGCAGCAATAGTGTTTTTTATCCTTCCTTTATTGTTTTTAGCCATTTATTCTCCACCTAACAATTTCGACGCACACAGCTACCACCTTAACCGGATTCTTTACTGGATCAATAATGGAAATCTTGATCATTTTCCAACGGTTCATATTCAGCAGCTCTATCTGAATGTCTTTGCGGAATATATAGTGCTGGATACTGTTTTGCTTTCTGGTTCCGATTATTTTGCCGGATTGGTGCAGTTTGGCTCTTTTCTGGGATCTTTGGCGGGAATAAGCCTGTTGGCAAAAAGGTTTGGGTTGAAACAAAACGGACAGCTATTGTCCATCATATTTTTACTGACACTTCCAATCGGTATTTTCGAAAGTACAAGTGCTCAGGTCGATTACGTTGCCTGTTTTTTCTTTATAGTATTTGTAAATTCAGGGTTTGACCTTCTCGAAAAAAAATCCTGGCTCACTCTGGTGATCATGCTGTTGTCTCTGTCTTTTGGAGGGTTTACAAAATACACGGTCTTTATTTTTGCTATCCCGTTTACCGTCTTTTTTGCCCTACGAATTTTGTTGCAATACGGATTTCTATATGCTGCAAAGGTTTTGGTATTGGCGCTGGTAATTTTGGCTTTTACATTCACGCCGTTTTTTTACCGAAACTATCAGCTATTTGGAAATGTGATGAGTCCGCCGGAAAACTCAACGCTTTTTGCAGAAAAAATTCCGGTCGATAAACATTCAGTCACTTTTGCGATATCGGGAATTGTTAAAAATATAGGGTTGCATCTCGGACTTCCCAGTACGGGTTTCAACGAATTTTTGACTTCCAAAATTCTTAATTTTCATAACGCAATTGATGTTGAAATTGATGATCTGGCATTAAGGCTGGATCCGTTTTCTGTCCGCTATTCGGTTCATGAAGATATGGTGCCCAATACCATACATCTATGGTTGATGTTACTCGCCACCATAGCTTTATTGTTTGTGAAGGGAGCAAGAAATTTCAAATGGTTCTGGCTATTTTCTATACTTGGATTTGTATTATTTTGTTCGCTCTTAAAGTTTCAGTTGTGGAGCACGCGTACGCATATGCCGTTTTTCGCAATGGGTGCTATATTGATTGCTTACGTTTATACACAAGTTTTGAAGTGGAAAACAGTTTATCTTATTATCCCTTTAATGCTCATTTCCACTGTATTCGTTGTTGGAAACCCAAATAAGGCATTGATCCCGATCGGCTATTTTACAAAGAAAGCACTGGCTCATATTCCTGTTGGTTTTTGCGTTACAGACAGTTTACAGGCGAAAAATTACGAGGCAAGTCTAGGGACATATTATAACTTTCCGGGGAAAGATAATTGTCATACACTTAAACAATTGCCAGGTTATAAAGAGCGTGTGAAAATTTTTGATATTTTTGAAAAAGCCGGATACTATGATGATGATAAATCAGCAACAGTGTTTGGTACCAGTAAGACAAAGGCGTACTTCCTGAGTCATTTGGAAAATTATTACGGTTTTGAACCTTTACTGCAATACATTAGTGGCGATAATAAAAATATCGGGGTGCTATTTAAAAGAGGAAACGGCTTTTATCATTATTGGAGTGCTGTTGCGACTAAACTGAAAGACCCGGGTCAGATGGAATACATCCGATATATGAGAGAATTTACGAAATTGAAAAACGCACAAAAAGATTTTTGCTATGATTATGTTTTGTGCGACGATGCAACTTTGCTGAAAGAATTTGTACCCGAAAATAATATTGCGGAAATACATCAAACCTCTCTGTTTTACCTGGTAAAACTTAAAAATAAGAGTTGTGAGCGTTTATTGTATTAA